The proteins below come from a single Saccharopolyspora sp. SCSIO 74807 genomic window:
- a CDS encoding cytochrome P450, whose translation MVAPRIPAGFDFTDPDLYAHRVPMEEFAELRRTAPVWWNPLPHGKAGYDDDGYWVVSKHADVREVSRRSDVFSSWKNTAITRFNDEMSRDQIEMQRLILLNMDPPEHTKLRGIVSRGFTPRAINNLRDALNERAEKIVSTALAGETGDFVTDVACELPLQAIAELLGIPQEHRKDIFDWSNQMVSYDDPEYEIEPVTAATELLGYSMNMAEQRRGCPMDDIVTKLVQADVDGHALTDDEFGFFVLLLAVAGNETTRNAITHGMRALLENPQQWEHYKAERPSTAADEIVRWATPVMSFQRTALADTELRGVPIKEGQRVAMFYSSANFDPEVFDSPEKFDITRDPNPHVGFGGTGAHYCLGANLAKLEIDLMFQAIAEQMPDITKAGEPRRLRSGWLNGIKEFQVKYR comes from the coding sequence GTGGTCGCGCCCCGCATCCCCGCCGGCTTCGACTTCACCGACCCAGACCTCTACGCCCACCGAGTGCCGATGGAGGAGTTCGCCGAACTCCGCCGGACCGCCCCGGTGTGGTGGAACCCGCTGCCGCACGGGAAGGCCGGGTACGACGACGACGGCTACTGGGTGGTCAGCAAGCACGCGGACGTCCGGGAGGTGTCCCGCCGCAGCGACGTGTTCTCCTCCTGGAAGAACACCGCGATCACCCGCTTCAACGACGAGATGAGCCGCGATCAGATCGAGATGCAGCGGCTGATCCTGCTGAACATGGACCCGCCGGAGCACACCAAGCTGCGCGGCATCGTCTCCCGCGGCTTCACCCCGAGGGCGATCAACAACCTGCGGGACGCGCTCAACGAGCGGGCCGAGAAGATCGTCAGCACCGCGCTGGCCGGCGAGACCGGGGACTTCGTCACCGACGTCGCGTGCGAGCTGCCGCTGCAGGCGATCGCGGAACTGCTGGGCATCCCGCAGGAGCACCGCAAGGACATCTTCGACTGGTCCAACCAGATGGTGTCCTACGACGACCCGGAGTACGAGATCGAGCCGGTCACCGCAGCGACCGAACTGCTCGGTTACAGCATGAACATGGCCGAGCAGCGCCGCGGTTGTCCGATGGACGACATCGTCACGAAACTGGTGCAGGCCGACGTCGACGGGCACGCGCTCACCGACGACGAGTTCGGGTTCTTCGTGCTGCTGCTGGCCGTTGCGGGCAACGAGACCACGCGCAACGCGATCACCCACGGCATGCGCGCCTTGCTGGAGAACCCGCAGCAGTGGGAGCACTACAAGGCCGAACGGCCATCGACCGCCGCCGACGAGATCGTGCGGTGGGCGACTCCGGTGATGTCCTTCCAGCGCACCGCGCTCGCGGACACCGAGCTGCGCGGGGTGCCGATCAAGGAGGGCCAGCGGGTCGCGATGTTCTACAGCTCGGCGAACTTCGACCCGGAGGTCTTCGACTCGCCGGAGAAGTTCGACATCACCCGGGACCCGAATCCGCACGTCGGGTTCGGTGGCACTGGCGCGCATTACTGCCTCGGGGCCAATCTGGCGAAGCTGGAGATCGACCTGATGTTCCAGGCGATCGCGGAGCAGATGCCGGACATCACCAAGGCCGGTGAGCCGCGGCGGCTGCGTTCGGGCTGGCTCAACGGGATCAAGGAGTTCCAGGTCAAGTACCGCTGA
- a CDS encoding MerR family transcriptional regulator, translating to MEQDEALRQALRLAVDPPGGVSIEALRELARDDDATEWDIATTAKHLGVNPHTLRYYERIGLVHVARDAAGHRRYDAPAVRRLVFLTRMRTSGMPISDLRHYIDLADADQDTVSERMDMLLEHRDTLRSQIAQLQLALATTEYKIATYQEVHQL from the coding sequence GTGGAACAAGACGAGGCACTGCGACAGGCCTTACGCCTGGCAGTGGATCCGCCCGGCGGGGTCTCGATCGAGGCTCTGCGTGAGCTCGCGCGCGATGACGACGCAACCGAGTGGGACATCGCCACAACGGCCAAGCACCTTGGGGTGAACCCCCACACGCTGCGGTACTACGAACGCATCGGTCTGGTCCACGTCGCCCGGGATGCAGCCGGTCACCGCCGCTACGACGCGCCCGCGGTGCGCCGGCTGGTGTTCCTGACCCGGATGCGCACCTCGGGCATGCCGATCAGCGACCTGCGCCACTACATCGACCTCGCCGACGCCGACCAAGACACCGTGTCCGAACGCATGGACATGTTGCTGGAGCACCGCGACACCTTGCGGTCCCAGATCGCCCAACTACAGCTCGCCCTTGCCACCACCGAGTACAAGATCGCTACCTACCAGGAAGTGCACCAGCTATGA
- a CDS encoding FadD3 family acyl-CoA ligase, with the protein MAAPGTIPAALARAAERFRDEEALVDHSGGREVRLTYRELHEQVRGLARFFLAEGVSPGDRVALNSPNTHHWVIAALAALHIGAVVTPINTRFTAVETRDVLARSGARVLVVAGIFLGRDRLAELRESEEDGLRGLPSLRTVLRLPVESAEPSVADCHDWADFADRASSVPIERVDEAAESVDAGDVSDVLYTSGTTGRSKGVLSTHRQALAVADAWATCGELDRTDRYLVVNPFFHSFGYKAGILVCLLRGATIVPVPVFDTHAVLGLVHRERITVLPGPPTIYQSILDEPARSAHDLSSLRLAVTGAASVPVVLVERMQRELSFDTVLTAYGLTEAVVATMCRPDDDDQTVASTCGRPTSDFELRIADPSGASLPAGSVGEVLLRGPNTMLGYRDEPEQTRSAIDADGWLHTGDLGRVDEHGRLTITDRLKDMYICGGFNVYPAEVEQAVARLDGVAENAVVGTGDARLGEVGKVYVVPRPGHELTEREVLEFCRERLANYKVPRHVEFRASLPRNPSGKVLKHELR; encoded by the coding sequence GTGGCGGCCCCCGGCACGATCCCGGCCGCGCTCGCGCGCGCGGCCGAGCGGTTCCGCGACGAGGAGGCGCTGGTCGACCACTCGGGCGGCCGCGAAGTGCGGCTGACCTACCGCGAGCTGCACGAGCAGGTTCGCGGGCTGGCGCGGTTCTTCCTCGCCGAGGGCGTCTCGCCGGGTGACCGGGTGGCGCTCAACTCGCCGAACACGCATCACTGGGTCATCGCGGCATTGGCCGCGCTGCACATCGGCGCGGTCGTCACGCCGATCAACACCCGGTTCACCGCCGTGGAGACGCGGGACGTGCTGGCGCGCAGCGGTGCGCGAGTGCTGGTCGTGGCGGGGATCTTCCTCGGCCGCGACCGGCTCGCCGAACTGCGGGAGTCCGAAGAGGACGGTCTGCGAGGTCTGCCGTCGCTGCGCACCGTCCTGCGGTTACCGGTGGAATCGGCCGAGCCGTCGGTGGCGGATTGCCACGACTGGGCGGATTTCGCCGACCGCGCGAGTTCGGTGCCGATCGAGCGGGTGGACGAGGCCGCGGAATCGGTGGACGCGGGCGATGTGAGCGACGTGCTCTACACATCAGGCACGACCGGCCGCAGCAAAGGAGTGCTCAGCACGCACCGGCAGGCGCTCGCGGTCGCCGACGCCTGGGCCACCTGCGGCGAACTGGACCGGACGGATCGCTACCTGGTGGTGAACCCGTTCTTCCACAGTTTCGGCTACAAGGCGGGGATCCTGGTGTGCCTGCTGCGCGGGGCGACGATCGTGCCGGTGCCGGTCTTCGACACGCACGCGGTGCTCGGCCTGGTGCATCGGGAGCGGATCACCGTGCTGCCGGGGCCTCCCACGATCTACCAGTCCATTTTGGACGAACCGGCGCGGAGTGCGCACGACCTTTCCAGCCTCCGCCTCGCGGTCACCGGTGCCGCGTCCGTGCCGGTGGTGCTGGTCGAGCGGATGCAGCGGGAGCTGAGCTTCGACACGGTGCTGACCGCCTACGGGCTCACCGAAGCCGTGGTCGCCACGATGTGCCGGCCCGATGACGACGACCAGACCGTGGCGAGCACGTGCGGACGCCCGACCTCGGACTTCGAGCTGCGCATCGCCGATCCTTCGGGCGCCTCGCTGCCTGCCGGGTCGGTGGGCGAGGTGCTGTTGCGCGGGCCGAACACGATGCTCGGCTACCGCGACGAGCCCGAGCAGACCCGCAGCGCCATCGACGCGGACGGCTGGCTGCACACCGGCGACCTCGGCCGGGTCGACGAGCACGGGCGGCTCACCATCACCGACCGGCTCAAGGACATGTACATCTGCGGCGGCTTCAACGTCTATCCGGCCGAGGTGGAGCAAGCAGTGGCCAGGCTCGACGGGGTCGCGGAGAACGCCGTGGTCGGCACCGGCGACGCGCGCCTCGGCGAGGTCGGCAAGGTCTACGTGGTGCCCCGGCCCGGCCACGAGCTGACCGAACGCGAGGTCCTGGAGTTCTGCCGCGAACGCCTGGCGAACTACAAGGTGCCCCGCCACGTCGAGTTCCGCGCGAGCCTCCCCCGCAACCCCAGCGGCAAGGTCCTCAAGCACGAGCTGCGCTGA
- a CDS encoding methyltransferase domain-containing protein has protein sequence MSSTALPDALNRALPLLAEAPDSPEAPDGYLDLLGEDQGSPQEEKAAIWSSQAVSALYDYGQSLVRTVATTLPASATRLPEGTRVLDVGCGPGNITGKLGRVVGPDGLALGVDISAAMLERAVQAEDAPQVGFLRADACRLPFHDGSFDAVTSIAAVHNTPDPLTVLSELARVLAPGARLTVLVLATGGLFDQGASLIEHLTSRFPRPNAVRPEQVAEVLHASGVATVHTHRNGSLLWVDALKQQ, from the coding sequence ATGAGTTCGACAGCGCTTCCGGACGCCTTGAACCGCGCCCTGCCGCTGCTCGCGGAGGCACCGGACTCCCCAGAGGCACCCGACGGCTACCTCGATCTGCTCGGCGAAGACCAGGGCAGTCCGCAAGAGGAAAAGGCGGCGATCTGGTCCTCGCAGGCCGTTTCCGCGCTCTACGACTACGGCCAGTCGCTCGTCCGCACGGTCGCGACCACGCTTCCCGCCTCGGCGACCCGGCTGCCCGAAGGCACGCGGGTGCTCGACGTCGGCTGCGGGCCCGGGAACATCACCGGCAAGCTCGGCCGCGTGGTGGGGCCGGACGGACTCGCCCTCGGCGTGGACATCTCCGCTGCGATGCTGGAACGCGCCGTGCAAGCAGAAGACGCGCCGCAGGTCGGTTTCCTGCGTGCCGATGCTTGCCGGCTTCCGTTCCACGACGGCAGTTTCGACGCGGTGACCAGCATCGCCGCGGTGCACAACACTCCTGATCCGCTGACGGTGCTGAGCGAACTCGCCCGCGTGCTCGCACCGGGCGCACGCCTGACCGTCCTCGTGCTGGCCACGGGCGGCCTGTTCGATCAGGGAGCGAGCCTGATCGAGCACCTCACGAGTCGGTTCCCCAGGCCCAACGCGGTGCGCCCGGAACAGGTCGCCGAGGTGCTGCACGCATCAGGAGTGGCGACCGTGCACACGCACCGCAACGGCTCCCTGCTGTGGGTCGACGCGCTCAAGCAGCAGTAG
- a CDS encoding TIGR03619 family F420-dependent LLM class oxidoreductase, with product MKFTLSVAMCPLEELTELARTAEQAGFSAIALPDSLFYSEDVAADYPYTADGKRMWNAETPWVDPLVAAGAMGAVTERIRFYTSVLKLGPRNPVLLSRQVASAARLTGDRFGLGIGIGWTPEEFEWCGAPFEHRGPRVDEAIDVLRLILGGGMVEHHGEFFDFDRLQMSPAPAERVPIYIGGHSKRALRRAALRGDGWASAMMSLDQLRETIDRLTELRTEFGRAAEPFEIQAVCVDRFGLDGYREQADIGVTDAITVPWLLDGHPFDADLQAKKDSIARFGEKIIAQL from the coding sequence ATGAAGTTCACGTTGTCGGTGGCCATGTGCCCGCTGGAAGAACTCACCGAACTCGCCCGAACCGCCGAGCAGGCCGGATTCTCGGCCATCGCGCTGCCGGATTCCCTGTTCTACTCCGAAGATGTCGCTGCCGACTACCCGTACACCGCGGACGGCAAGCGGATGTGGAACGCGGAGACCCCGTGGGTCGATCCGCTCGTGGCCGCGGGCGCGATGGGCGCGGTGACCGAGCGGATCCGGTTCTACACCTCGGTGCTCAAGCTCGGTCCGCGCAATCCGGTGCTGCTGTCCCGGCAGGTCGCCTCGGCCGCCCGGCTGACCGGCGACCGCTTCGGGCTCGGGATCGGCATCGGCTGGACCCCGGAGGAGTTCGAGTGGTGCGGTGCGCCGTTCGAGCACCGCGGGCCGCGGGTGGACGAGGCGATCGACGTGCTGCGGCTGATCCTCGGCGGCGGAATGGTGGAGCACCACGGGGAGTTCTTCGACTTCGACCGGCTTCAGATGTCGCCGGCACCGGCCGAGCGGGTGCCGATCTACATCGGCGGGCACAGCAAGCGGGCCTTGCGCCGCGCCGCGCTGCGCGGCGACGGGTGGGCTTCGGCGATGATGAGCCTGGATCAGCTGCGCGAGACGATCGACCGGCTCACCGAGCTGCGCACCGAATTCGGGCGCGCGGCGGAACCTTTCGAGATCCAGGCGGTGTGCGTAGACCGCTTCGGCTTGGACGGCTACCGGGAGCAGGCCGACATCGGCGTCACCGACGCCATCACGGTCCCGTGGCTGCTGGACGGTCACCCCTTCGACGCGGACCTCCAGGCCAAGAAGGACTCCATAGCCCGCTTCGGCGAAAAGATCATCGCCCAGCTCTGA
- a CDS encoding DUF5753 domain-containing protein — protein MAGIPQQLAGAIECERAASAITEWSPMGVPGLLQTADYTRAILEQVDLPGHELDARTMARAGRDEVLLRREPASFEALISEAVVHEPIGSARIMSAQITHLTEMARQPNITIRVIPLQVGWHPGWAGPFVVYDFANVPAVVHFEHYSSGAFVPDQHDVGEYRKALVKMRDFALSSSDSVDYFTKARKKWETADE, from the coding sequence ATGGCCGGAATCCCGCAACAGCTGGCGGGCGCGATCGAGTGTGAACGCGCGGCTTCGGCGATCACCGAGTGGTCGCCGATGGGCGTGCCGGGCTTGTTGCAGACGGCCGACTACACCCGCGCGATCTTGGAACAAGTCGACCTGCCCGGCCATGAGCTGGACGCACGGACCATGGCCCGCGCGGGTCGTGATGAGGTGCTGCTCAGACGAGAGCCCGCGTCGTTCGAGGCGCTGATCAGCGAAGCCGTCGTGCACGAGCCGATCGGTTCCGCGCGCATCATGAGCGCTCAAATCACGCACCTAACCGAAATGGCCCGACAACCGAACATCACGATCCGGGTTATCCCTCTGCAAGTGGGGTGGCACCCAGGATGGGCAGGCCCATTCGTCGTCTACGACTTCGCGAACGTACCCGCTGTCGTGCACTTCGAGCACTATAGTTCCGGAGCATTCGTCCCGGACCAACACGATGTTGGCGAATACCGCAAAGCACTGGTCAAGATGCGTGATTTCGCCTTGAGCTCGTCCGACTCGGTAGACTACTTCACGAAAGCCCGGAAGAAGTGGGAGACGGCAGATGAGTGA
- a CDS encoding nuclear transport factor 2 family protein, translating to MHPDVVWTATKNAHPARQAALASMDAVVRGAKAEWLELFAPDAVIQDPVGKSPLDPEGNGHHGRSGIEGFWDNTISTAARLEFHIHESFAAGDEVANVGFIRTHLPDGSIMDAEGVFIYQVDGDGKLRSMRSFWEFERAMATLRQG from the coding sequence ATGCACCCCGATGTCGTCTGGACCGCCACCAAGAACGCGCACCCCGCCAGGCAAGCCGCGCTCGCCTCGATGGATGCCGTGGTGCGCGGCGCGAAAGCCGAATGGCTCGAGCTGTTCGCGCCGGACGCGGTGATCCAGGACCCGGTCGGCAAGTCCCCGCTGGACCCGGAAGGCAACGGCCACCACGGCAGGTCCGGGATCGAAGGGTTCTGGGACAACACCATTTCCACGGCCGCACGCCTGGAATTCCACATCCACGAGTCCTTCGCGGCGGGCGACGAGGTCGCCAACGTCGGCTTCATCCGCACCCACCTGCCGGACGGCTCGATCATGGACGCCGAGGGCGTGTTCATCTACCAGGTGGACGGCGACGGCAAACTCCGCTCCATGCGGTCCTTCTGGGAGTTCGAGCGGGCGATGGCCACGCTGCGGCAGGGCTGA
- a CDS encoding DUF397 domain-containing protein, with the protein MSDVHWQKSSHSNPNGNCVEISWQKSSYTGPNSNCVELSDPRGRVRDSKDPDRPKLHVNIPEFIDSVKSGRYDPK; encoded by the coding sequence ATGAGCGATGTGCACTGGCAGAAAAGTAGCCACTCCAACCCCAACGGCAATTGCGTCGAGATTTCCTGGCAAAAGTCCAGCTATACCGGCCCCAATAGCAATTGCGTCGAATTGTCCGATCCGCGCGGCCGGGTCCGCGACTCCAAAGACCCCGACCGCCCCAAGCTGCACGTGAACATCCCCGAATTCATCGATTCCGTGAAGAGCGGCCGCTACGACCCGAAGTAG
- a CDS encoding steroid 3-ketoacyl-CoA thiolase, giving the protein MGYPVIVDAARTPIGKRRGELSGLHPAEILGGAQRGLLERAGLGAENVEQVIGGCVTQASEQAGNITRTAWLHSGLPEQTGCTTIDSQCGSAQQSTHLIAGLISADAIDFGLACGVEAMSRVPLGANIGESGRPRPESWDIDMPNQYSAADRIAGRRGLSRADIDRFGLRSQQRARVAWDEGRFEREVLPTRAPVLDADGAPTGETRLVTRDQGLRDTSEEKLAALKPVLDDGLHTAGTASQISDGAAAVLLADSDRAKAFGLRPRARIVAQCLVGAEPYYHLDGPVQATNRVLERSGMKIGDIDVFEVNEAFASVVLSWASVHQPDMDRVNVNGGAIALGHPVGSTGARLITTALHELERRDATTALVTMCAGGALSTGTIIERI; this is encoded by the coding sequence GTGGGCTATCCGGTGATCGTGGACGCGGCGCGCACGCCGATCGGCAAGCGGCGGGGCGAGCTGTCCGGCTTGCATCCCGCGGAGATCCTCGGCGGCGCGCAGCGCGGCCTGCTGGAACGCGCCGGGCTCGGCGCCGAGAACGTCGAGCAGGTGATCGGCGGCTGCGTCACGCAGGCGAGCGAGCAGGCGGGCAACATCACCCGCACCGCGTGGCTGCACTCCGGCCTGCCCGAGCAGACCGGCTGCACCACGATCGACTCGCAGTGCGGTTCGGCGCAGCAGTCCACGCATCTGATCGCGGGGCTGATCAGCGCGGACGCCATCGACTTCGGCCTCGCCTGCGGCGTGGAGGCGATGAGCCGGGTGCCGCTGGGCGCCAACATCGGCGAATCCGGCCGGCCCAGGCCGGAATCCTGGGACATCGACATGCCGAACCAGTACTCGGCGGCCGACCGGATCGCCGGGCGCCGCGGGCTGAGCCGCGCCGACATCGACCGCTTCGGCCTGCGTTCGCAGCAACGCGCCCGCGTCGCGTGGGACGAAGGCAGGTTCGAGCGCGAAGTGCTGCCGACCCGCGCGCCGGTGCTGGACGCCGACGGGGCGCCCACCGGTGAAACCCGGCTGGTGACTCGGGATCAGGGGTTGCGCGACACCAGCGAAGAAAAGCTCGCCGCGCTCAAGCCGGTCCTCGACGACGGCCTGCACACCGCGGGCACGGCCTCGCAGATCTCGGACGGCGCGGCCGCGGTGCTGCTCGCTGATTCCGATCGTGCCAAGGCTTTCGGGCTGCGGCCGCGGGCGCGGATCGTCGCGCAGTGCCTCGTCGGGGCGGAGCCCTACTACCACCTGGACGGCCCGGTGCAGGCGACCAACCGGGTGCTGGAACGCAGCGGGATGAAGATCGGCGACATCGACGTGTTCGAGGTGAACGAGGCGTTCGCTTCGGTGGTGCTGTCCTGGGCCTCGGTGCACCAGCCCGACATGGACCGGGTCAACGTCAACGGCGGTGCGATCGCCCTCGGCCACCCGGTGGGCAGCACGGGTGCCCGGCTGATCACCACCGCACTGCACGAGCTGGAGCGCCGCGACGCCACGACCGCGCTGGTCACGATGTGCGCGGGTGGGGCGCTGTCCACCGGCACCATCATCGAGCGGATCTGA
- a CDS encoding thiolase domain-containing protein, whose translation MADNDVAVVGFAQAPNVRATDGTTNGVEMLVPVFEQVLADTGLSNKDVGFWCSGSSDYMAGRAFSFLAAIDAIGAFPPINESHVEMDAAWALYEAWVKIRTGEVDTALVYGFGKASAGDLRRTLAMQLDPYFVAPLWPDSVGVAGLQARLGLESGRFTERQMAEVAARSRADARKNPNAQLSGEVETADLLREPYLADPLRKHDCAPITDGASAIVLAGARRARDLCDRPAWITGLEHRIESAHLGIRDLTTSESTAGAARAAGTAEVEVAELHAPFTHQELLLREAIGLGDDVRVNPSGGALCGNPMFSAGLSRIGEAASRVWDGAARKVLGHATSGPALQQNLVCVMEGGNR comes from the coding sequence ATGGCCGACAACGATGTCGCCGTCGTCGGATTCGCCCAGGCGCCGAACGTCCGCGCCACCGACGGCACCACCAACGGCGTCGAGATGCTGGTGCCGGTGTTCGAGCAGGTTCTCGCGGACACCGGACTGTCCAACAAGGACGTCGGGTTCTGGTGCTCCGGCTCGTCGGACTACATGGCCGGTCGCGCGTTCTCGTTCCTCGCGGCCATCGACGCGATCGGCGCCTTCCCACCGATCAACGAGTCGCACGTGGAGATGGACGCCGCGTGGGCGCTCTACGAGGCGTGGGTGAAGATCCGCACCGGCGAGGTGGACACCGCGCTGGTGTACGGCTTCGGCAAGGCCTCGGCGGGTGACCTGCGGCGCACGCTCGCGATGCAGCTGGACCCGTACTTCGTCGCGCCGCTGTGGCCGGATTCGGTCGGTGTCGCGGGATTGCAGGCCCGGCTCGGCCTGGAATCCGGGCGGTTCACCGAACGGCAAATGGCCGAAGTGGCGGCCCGATCCCGGGCCGATGCCAGGAAGAACCCCAACGCGCAGTTGTCGGGCGAGGTCGAAACCGCCGACCTGCTCCGCGAGCCGTACCTGGCGGATCCGCTGCGCAAGCACGACTGCGCCCCGATCACCGACGGAGCCTCCGCGATCGTGCTGGCCGGCGCGCGCCGCGCCCGCGACCTCTGCGACCGTCCCGCGTGGATCACCGGCCTGGAACACCGCATCGAATCCGCTCACCTGGGCATTCGCGACCTCACCACCTCGGAGTCGACCGCAGGCGCGGCGCGCGCGGCCGGTACGGCGGAGGTCGAAGTCGCCGAGCTGCACGCACCGTTCACCCACCAGGAACTCCTGCTGCGGGAGGCGATCGGGCTCGGCGACGACGTGCGCGTGAACCCCTCCGGTGGCGCGTTGTGCGGCAACCCGATGTTCTCGGCCGGACTCTCCCGGATCGGCGAAGCCGCGAGCCGGGTTTGGGACGGCGCGGCTCGGAAAGTGCTCGGACACGCCACCAGCGGCCCCGCGCTGCAGCAGAACCTCGTGTGCGTGATGGAAGGCGGGAATCGATGA
- a CDS encoding thiolase domain-containing protein, whose amino-acid sequence MSKQHTAVLGTGQTKHASRRTDVSMAGLCREAVDRAMADAGVDWQDIDVVVVGKAPDLFEGVMMPELMLADALGANGKPLMRVHTAGSVGGSTANVAASLVQGGVHRRVLAVSFEKQSESNAMWALSISPPFNMPVGAGAGGYFAPHVRSYIRRSGAPEHVGAMVAVKDRLNGSKNPYAHVRKSDLTVESVMGSQMLWDPIRYDETCPSSDGACAIVLGDETAARDAAAPVAWVHATSMRTEPITFSGRDQVSPQAGKDAATALWQQAGITDPLSEVDVAEIYVPFSWFEPMWLENLGFAAEGDGWRLTESGATAIDGRLPVNPSGGVLSSNPIGASGMLRFAEAAKQVMKRAGDNQVDGARTAVGHAYGGGSQYFSMWVVGSDRPGER is encoded by the coding sequence ATGAGCAAGCAGCACACCGCCGTACTCGGCACCGGGCAGACCAAGCACGCCAGCCGCCGCACCGACGTCTCGATGGCCGGGCTCTGCCGCGAAGCGGTGGACCGCGCCATGGCCGACGCGGGCGTGGACTGGCAGGACATCGACGTGGTCGTGGTCGGCAAGGCCCCGGACCTGTTCGAGGGCGTCATGATGCCCGAGCTGATGCTCGCCGATGCGTTGGGCGCCAACGGAAAACCGCTGATGCGGGTGCACACCGCCGGTTCCGTCGGCGGCTCCACCGCGAACGTCGCGGCGAGCCTGGTGCAGGGCGGCGTGCACCGCCGGGTGCTGGCGGTCTCGTTCGAGAAGCAGTCCGAGTCGAACGCGATGTGGGCGCTGTCGATCTCACCGCCGTTCAACATGCCGGTCGGCGCGGGCGCGGGCGGCTACTTCGCGCCGCACGTGCGCTCCTACATCCGCCGTTCCGGCGCGCCGGAGCACGTCGGGGCGATGGTCGCGGTGAAGGATCGGCTCAACGGCAGCAAGAATCCCTACGCGCACGTGCGCAAATCGGATCTGACGGTCGAGTCGGTGATGGGCTCGCAGATGCTGTGGGACCCGATCCGCTACGACGAGACCTGTCCGTCCTCGGACGGCGCCTGCGCGATCGTGCTCGGCGACGAGACCGCCGCCCGCGACGCGGCGGCACCGGTCGCGTGGGTGCACGCGACCTCGATGCGCACCGAGCCCATCACCTTCTCCGGCCGCGACCAGGTGAGTCCGCAGGCGGGCAAGGACGCCGCCACCGCGCTGTGGCAGCAGGCGGGAATCACCGACCCGCTGTCCGAAGTGGACGTCGCGGAGATCTACGTGCCGTTCTCCTGGTTCGAGCCGATGTGGCTGGAGAACCTGGGGTTCGCCGCGGAAGGCGACGGCTGGCGGCTGACCGAGTCCGGTGCCACCGCGATCGACGGTCGGCTGCCGGTGAATCCTTCCGGCGGCGTGCTCTCCTCGAATCCGATCGGAGCCTCCGGCATGCTGCGCTTCGCCGAAGCCGCCAAGCAGGTGATGAAGCGCGCCGGGGACAACCAGGTCGACGGCGCGCGCACCGCGGTCGGGCACGCCTACGGCGGCGGTTCGCAGTACTTCTCGATGTGGGTCGTCGGTTCGGATCGGCCGGGTGAGCGCTGA
- a CDS encoding carboxymuconolactone decarboxylase family protein produces MTSTAPQHDINSPDNLARRRHGQSVLSKIDGHQGEAVIDSLADINPDLGHHVAAFAFGDIYDRPGLDARSRQLVTLGVLTALGGCEPQLKVHIGAALNVGISREKITEALLHAAVFCGFPRALNATFVAREVFAERDDPLGS; encoded by the coding sequence ATGACGAGCACCGCCCCGCAGCACGACATCAACAGTCCCGACAATCTCGCCCGCCGCCGTCACGGGCAATCGGTCCTGTCCAAGATCGACGGACATCAGGGCGAGGCTGTCATCGACTCGCTCGCCGACATCAACCCCGACCTCGGACACCACGTCGCCGCGTTCGCTTTCGGGGACATCTACGACCGACCCGGCCTCGACGCCCGCAGCCGCCAGCTGGTGACCCTCGGGGTCCTGACCGCTCTAGGGGGATGCGAACCGCAGCTCAAGGTCCACATCGGCGCCGCCCTCAACGTCGGCATCAGCCGCGAGAAAATCACCGAAGCGCTCCTGCACGCCGCCGTGTTCTGCGGATTCCCCCGAGCCCTGAACGCGACCTTCGTGGCCCGCGAGGTCTTCGCCGAGCGGGATGATCCGCTCGGCAGCTGA
- a CDS encoding DUF397 domain-containing protein, with the protein MSEMRWQKSSYTNPNGNCVELSDPRGQIRDSKDPGGPKLHVHIPEFLNAIKSGRFDQ; encoded by the coding sequence ATGAGTGAGATGCGCTGGCAGAAGTCTAGCTACACCAACCCCAACGGCAACTGCGTGGAGTTGTCCGATCCGCGTGGCCAGATCCGCGACTCCAAAGACCCCGGCGGCCCCAAGCTGCACGTGCACATCCCGGAGTTCCTCAACGCCATAAAGAGCGGACGGTTCGATCAATGA